The segment TGTGATCTTCATGGCGATACTGGGTGGCATTGGTACCCTGGTTGGCCCGATTGTCGGCGCTTTGGTCGTTCGATTGGGGCCGGAGCTGGTGTCCGAGGTCTACACGGTTAATCAAGAGTGGCGCACGGCATTCTTGGCCCTATTCATGCTGGCGATCATAATCCTACTGCCGATGGGAGTATGGGGCACGATCAAGATGCGCTGGAGGCAATTTCAGGCAAAAAGAGCCGGGGGCCCGCCATCGGAGCCAATGCCGCCTACCCCGAATAAGCTGGTTGAATCCATAAGAGGGATGTTCACCAGGCGGTCAGAACCGGAGAAATAGCTTTTTCTCTCCGGATCGCCTAAGCCCGGATAACAAAGAAGTAATTTCGTTCCTGAGGGCTCATCAAGATCAGATGAGCCCTTATCCCTCCTCCGGTAGCGGTCTTCATTTTGTGATTTCTCCCTATATGTTGGTGGCTTTGTCAGATTGTTTGTAGTCTTCTATCCCCCATACTTAGGTGCATTACCTTCGCTATAGACGTGTTGCTCAGAACGTTGAGAGTTCATCTGACTGTAGAAACCCATTTGCCTTTCAGGCTCATCTTGTATTGGAAGAGACTCATTGTAGCAGCATTTTGCTGGATGAAGTATACTTGAATAGGGATGTCTGCCCCGCGGGCATAATGAGCTTAGCAGAGATTGGTAGGAAGGAGGTGAGAGTATGCCGCGTTTAAGTGCGTGGGAAATCGCTCTTATTCTGGTGATAGTGCTGATTGTCTTCGGCGCAGGTAAGTTGCCGCAGGTTGGCAGGTCTATGGGTGAGGCGATAAAAGAGTTTCGCAAGTCAAAGGATGACAAAGATGAAGTTGCCCAGACGAACAATTCCAAGGCCGCCGAGGGCGATAAGAAAAACTAGGTCTGGGATTGTTTAGTTCCGGTTTTGAACAATTTGGCTGCTGTGAGAAGATTATTGTGCCGCCTGGCGAGCAAGGCAGGCGAGTTTCACCAGTGTATCATCGAGAACTAACCGCAGAAGACTGGCCTCTTTGATCTACCACAAGACTCTCTGCTCAATCTCGTCATCGTAGCAGTCAGGGAAGGTGAGACCGGATAGCTGAGTCGTTGGCAGAGGAGTGAGAGAGTGGATTTTCTGGGCGTTGGCCCCTTAGAAGTAATCTTCATTCTGCTGATCGGGTTCTTGATATTCGGGCCCAAGAGACTGCCTGAGATCGGCAGAGGTCTGGGAAAGGCCGTCCGCGAATTCAAAAAGCAGAGTGCGGCGTTGACCAAGGATTTT is part of the Dehalococcoidia bacterium genome and harbors:
- a CDS encoding twin-arginine translocase TatA/TatE family subunit; protein product: MPRLSAWEIALILVIVLIVFGAGKLPQVGRSMGEAIKEFRKSKDDKDEVAQTNNSKAAEGDKKN
- the tatA gene encoding twin-arginine translocase TatA/TatE family subunit, with protein sequence MDFLGVGPLEVIFILLIGFLIFGPKRLPEIGRGLGKAVREFKKQSAALTKDFTDAYEDGIKPPPEAQSKSPQPVTGILSDGNASPGKTEVVQPQNLED
- a CDS encoding branched-chain amino acid ABC transporter permease is translated as FVASAVIAGTGGWLYAHYIRIMDPNIFGMGILFDVIFMAILGGIGTLVGPIVGALVVRLGPELVSEVYTVNQEWRTAFLALFMLAIIILLPMGVWGTIKMRWRQFQAKRAGGPPSEPMPPTPNKLVESIRGMFTRRSEPEK